In the Oncorhynchus masou masou isolate Uvic2021 unplaced genomic scaffold, UVic_Omas_1.1 unplaced_scaffold_1581, whole genome shotgun sequence genome, CCCCCAACTCAAACTCTGGTAATCTCAACCCTTCGCTCTCTCACAGGGCTCTTTGGATCACCTGCTGCATGGGAACATAGtcccttgcaaaagtattcatccctctTGGCGTTTTCCTATTTTgatgcattacaacctgtcatttacaacctgatttcatgtaatggacatacacaaaatagtccaaatgggtgaagtgaaattaaaaaataactagttaaaaaaaaaaaaacagaaaagtggtgcgtgcatatctattcaccccctttactatGAAGTCCCTACAtaaagatctggtgcaaccagtaccctcagaagtcacataattagttaaatacatgatctgtcacattatCGCAGTATATatgcacctgttctgaaaggccccagagtctgcaacatctCTAAGGGTaaccaccaagcaagcagtaccatgaagaccaaggagctctccaaacaggtcagggacaaagttatggagaagtacagatcagggttgggttataaaaaaaatatctgaaactttgaacatttcactgagcaccattaaatccattaaaaaatggaaagaataaggcaccacaacaaacctgccaagggagggtcgcccaccaaaactcacggaccaggcaaggagggcattaatcagagaggcagcaaagagaccaaagataaccctgaaggagcagcaaagctccacagcggagatggAGTATCTgttcataggaccactttaaagcCATACACCCCTACAGAGCCGGGCTTTACGGAGGAGTGGCCAGAAAAGAAGGCATTGCttaaaaaaaaataagcaaacacgtttggtaaTCGCCAaagggcatgtgggagactccccaaacatatggaagaaggtactctggacAGATGAGACTAAACTTGatatttttggccatcaaggaaaacgctatgtctggctcaaacccaacacctctcatcaccccgagaagaccatcccacagtgaagcatgctgttggcagcatcatgctgtggggatgtttttcattggcagggactgggaaactggtcagaattgaaggaatgatggatggcgctaaatacagggaaattgttgagggaaacctgtttcagtcttccagagatttgagactgggatggtggttcaccttccagcaggacaatgaccctaagcatactgctaaagcaacactagagtggtttaaggggaaacatttaaatgtattggaatggcctagtcaaagaccAGACGTccatccaattgagaatctgtggtatgacttaaagatttctgtacaccagcggaacccatccaacttgaaggagctggagcagttttgccttgaagaatgggcaaaattcCCAGTGGCtatatgtgccaagcttatagatacataccccaagagacttgcagctgtaattgctgcaaaatgtggctctacaaagtattgacttttgggaggggggtgaatagttatgcacactcaagttttgtttgtcttatttcttatttgtttcacaataaaaatatattttgcatcttcaaagtggttagcatgttgtgtaaataaaaaaatgcaaaccccccccaaaaaatatttttttattcccagttgtaaggcaacaaaataggaaaaatgccaggggggtgaatactttcgcaagccactgaaGGAGCTCACAGAATAACAACTATAACCTAACCTGATCAGGCAGAAACTCTGTCAAAGCTCAACAAGACAGACTGGGTATTCTTAGTCTCGCCATGGCCACCGGGTTTACTTTTCACCAAACACCAGGAATATTATTTTTCATTTGATCCAACTTTACACTCAACGCTACCCCTACTGATCACTCCTTTGAGCAGCGCCCTGCTCCGGAGAGCAAAGCACGAGGCCTCGACAGCGCAGCGCCAGCTGCCTGTGGGCGGAGGATGCACAAAAAATTCCACTTCTCGAAACTTTCACAATGTAACCCGCTCCCAATTTGTCCTTTACCCAGTCTGAAACAACGTACGGGTCGGGGAAAAAGCAGGAATACAGTTTTTAAATTCTTATCGGTCCAAAATCCTCTCTGATAGGTCTCCCATGGCAAACACTGGAAGTGTGTACCACAGCTGTCGCTGCAGGTACTTCACCCGGTCTGGATCAACTTCAGAGCGCACACActacttgtcaggatttggccagggttgttccggtttttggtcactagatgcccccattgtgctttttgaccttttgctttcccttgatccccattattatttgcacctgtgcctcgttttcccggattgtatttaaaccctttgtttccctcagttctttgctctgtgtttgtatgttagcacccagccctagtattctgtgtactcttgttgatcccggtggacgctcttgtggaattctgttttttgttcttgtttatttatttttgagtatcttttgaggctttttatgctatacctaccaccttgtggatttacctttttgtcttgaaGGATTACCTTGTGgtttaccttgttcttgtggaattccttttgagcttgtggagttacatgttttcctgaaggacttcactttttactttattaaatacaccgtctcaagtactgctgtgtctgcctcatcttctgggttctgctgactattcgtggctcagttggttaagtgactgtttctcactccggagacccgggttcgtaaccgggtcctgacactactGTCAACAGACTCAAGGTTCTCAAGTCAGCAAGTAGATTTACAGGTCATTTTACTTGGTTTGTATTCAGGAGACGAAGTAGGCACTCAGCAGAGGAAGGTTTGTACTCCGGAGATAGGCAAAAGTGCTACtattaaataacattgtgtaatAGGACATTTATCAGATTTAAACTAATTAATTTATTCGGTCTTTCAAAAGTTTcgtcaagtgcagtcgcaaaaaccatcaaagcgctatgatgaaactggctcttgtgaggaccgccacaggaaagtaaaacccagagttacctctgctgcagaggataagttcattagagttaccagcctcagaaattgtaggccaaataaatgcttcacagagttcaagtaacagacacatctcaacatcaactgttcagaggagactgcgtgaatcaggccttcaggatcaaattgctgcaaagaaaccactaccaaaggatACCAATCATaataagagacttgtttgggccaagaaacatgagcaatgggcataagaccggtggaaatctgttgtttggtctggagtccaaatttgagatttttggttccaaccaccgggtctttgtgagacgcagtgtagGTGAATGGATAATCTCCACATGTGAAgttctcaccgtgaagcatggaggaggaggtgtgatggtgtgggggtgctttgctggttacactgtctgtgatttatttagaattctaggcacacaacagcattctgcaacaatacgccatcccatctggtttgggcttagtgggactatcatttgtttttcaacaggacaatgacccaacacacctccaggctgggtaagggctatttgaccaagaaggagagtgatggagtgctgcatcagatgacctggcctccacagtcacccaccctcaacccaatttagatggtttgggatgagttggaccgcagagtgaaggtaaagcagccaacaagtgctcagcatatgtgggaactccttcaagactgatggaaaagcattccaggtgaagctggttgaaagaatgccaagagtgtgcaaagctgccgtcaaggcaaagggtggctactttgaagaatctccaatataatatatatttagatacgtttaacactttttggttaatacatggttccatatgtgttatttcaacaGATGAATCATGAAAAGACCAGTGTTGAATATTGTGTTTTATCAATGTGAGTGGCAGAGGTGGAGTCTGGCAAATTAGGTGAGAGGTGGAGAGGCAATCAGCACACTATGCTAGCAGCTGTCTAAGAGTAAACAGCTCTGGTGGGAAATTAGATTCATTATTCCACCTGACAGAGGGAGTGTGTCTGAAGGCAAACAATGTTGACGTGTTTGGTTATTTTTAATTACAGTATATAGAGAGGGGGGAGCTATAACTCTTCAAATGCACTCCAATAAAGCCCTCGTCTCtttttcacacacacatatacactcctTGGTTGAAGTTTAACACTATATCTGTGTGGTTTTGCATTACAAACATGAACTGTGTTAGTCCATGTCTAGTCAGGTGTATGCTGTGCTGGTGATGTTCCATAGAACCCTCAGTGTTCTCTGGGAGTGTTCTCCTTCATCACCTGCCTCATGCAAAAACCATCAGCTCCTGGAGAGGGAGTAGGAATCACATTTGGGCTAAGCAGTGGGTACCTGCATCCCATGAGTCAAAAACCTTGGTCAGTCCACTTTTCAGGGCATATACTGTACAGGTGTAATTTGAAATGTCTGCTAAGAAGTTTTTGATGGATATTCACAGAAAaccaccatgttattctgtttgtTCCATTCTTGTTCCTTTAACGACAGTTTATTAGAGAAAATGCCATTCCTTTGCCACTTGTCAGCCGGTTATTGCCAGGCAAAAGACTGtcggtctcacagtaattgactgttaattaatttaaacacatttagcatctcctgatCTCCCCACCTACAAGCTGCTGATGCCTgcttttggaacatctacattttaaaaagtataataaatcaattgaatatacaaCGTCACAATAGATTCATTctttattttaggcaggtctaaagaaacagaGGGACAGAATATGAGTTGACCTTTCTGGctttgtgtcacgacttccaccactgttcgggcggcgctcggcgtcaccggtctactagctgccaccgattccCTTTTCCTTTTCGGTTGGATatgtctcggtcagcctgaccttgggttatcaccccgagagtaatgggcaggtggagagagtgaaccaggatgtgggttgGTTTCTGCGGTTGTATTGCCAGGACGGTCCAGGAGAATGGGCGAGTCGTCCCATGGGTGGAGGTGGCTCAGAACttcccaccacaaaaggaccaagcagcgtggtaagggGGACTCATGGagttgggaggaaatcctggacgataaaggaccctggaggcaggctggggaatatcaccGTCCCAGGAGGAGCTGGAAGCAGTAAAGGCGGAACGGCATCGTTATGAGGGAACACAGCTAGCAAGGAAGCCCGAAAGGCAGCCCCAATCATTTTTTTgtggggggcacacggggagattggcagaGTCGGAttatagacctgagccaactctatAAATTAatttagctgaataaaatagaaatgtTTTTTTCCCGATTCAGAGCTAAAGTTCGCCTATGAAGTTGCTATGTTGACTATAAAATGTATCATTTGAAACCGGTCCTACATGatagttatttggcaactttagttgtgaatgatacaaaccctAGAATGTCTCACCAATCAAAAGGTGGTGCTTTGTTCCTTGCATCAGGCAGCACTAGCTGTTCTCTCCAGCTCTCATCAAGTCATAATtatttcacccatcagactattttTAATTTCATtttgtctttactaatatgtaaAATTAGTTTAGATTTAGAATGTCCCATTATCAAATGGGCAGAAACATATAATCCGTATGCATTCGAATAGCAAATGGAGGCTACAGGTTCATTCCATGTTGGGTCGGCTACACAGGTTATTTTCCCATGCAACAGGTGATATTACACACAaactctgtatgtcatgggctctccaaccctgttcctgcagctacccagtgcttcatttgtgaaaccaagtgaaatctgttctGGAACATGATAGTAACATGTTTTCCCAACTAAACATATTtcattaaactgttgacagcccctctctgcgtgctggagaaaggaatgaaggagagagaggaggagatggaaatgcGTTGGTTCAGATATTGTGtagctaaaggtaatgtgtcagcctattgaTTATATAAAACATATTATAATAATGCCCTtttactaggctattcaaaatcaaatagaaaTTCACTATAATGTAGTCTAACTCTGTATTTGTTTAATATAGACTAGACAAATGATGTACCATAGATATCTTAAATAAGTTTTTTTCTGCCTTCTGTAATATGTGGCTAGGCTATGTACTGTATAACAGCACAATCATTTCTTAAATTCAggttttattttatatattcaaatgggtgttttgaattaatcatcaccttagaaagcgctGTCCATTCCGTTGTGTTAgtctttgaaacaacatccacaatgacCATTTTTTTCCATtcagtttcaacctgttgttgaacttctttcttcaaattgagtTTTACAAGCACATAGTGTTTTGATGTGATTTTCcattgcatttgcattgatgtcagaatgGTTGGAGGGAcggtagagccctgagtaccaggccattagcgacCTGATGATCGTTAGCGAGTTGGGTACTACTAacacatgtccagagtgcataagaggagatcacacacacacacacacacacacacacacacacacacacacacacacacacacacacacacacacacacacacacacacacacacacacacacacacacacacacacacacacacacacacacacacacacactaaaaagtAAATGGTCTTACACAGGGAGACTAAGACCTGTCCCCATTCTACCCTGGTATAGAGTTTCTATCCACCCACCTCGGTGGCATGATATATGTCTTAGTGTTCATGACCATCTGAAAACATTCAGTGAGGTTATTATCTAATCTTCTTTGCCACTGCCTTCAGGCAGCAGAGGAGTTCCTCAGGCAATACTAAAGTCAATAATCCCCTTTCCACTGTACCTAACAGGTACCTGGGGTAAATGTGCCAACACGGTAAAGACCTGAGTCAGGGCTGTGGTTACTACTGTGTAATGACGGTGTTACTAAGGATTGTGGTACTGTACATGCTTACGCTGTGGTAGTTCAAACAGACTTATGCCTTTCACAAACATCTGTTACAGCCACTTGCCTGCAGGAGAGCCATCAGCTCACAGCAGCTCCCCCAGAGAAAGACCTGTCAGCATCCAGATGTCAACACAGGATGAAGATAATATAgtaatacataatatatacataatataatatatacaagCCATTTATATAGGACAGATGTGCAGTAGGGTTTGTGTGTGCACAACAGTGTTGCCTGTTGTGTATCTGTGAAGGAAGGAATCTGTTGAGACAGGGAAGCCTCTGACATCTCATCCATATTGCATCCCCAGCAGGAtgctgctacatgctacacatAAATAAGGCATTTCTGGAGACTCTGGTGCAAACAGGCATGAATGTTTTATGAACAAGGTTAAACTGTGAGCTGTAACTGTGGGGCACTGGACCCCCAACTTCCCTGTCTTTAACGGACACATCAACTGTCAGATAACTGACTTTAAGAGACGTTTACATCACAGCCATCTTGTTTATATTCAAACATCAGCTGCCCTCCAGCTGGAGATCTACAATACATGTTCCTGGGTGCTACAGAGGGCTCTGTAATCGTAGTATTGATTAGATGCTCTTGCTTTCTAGTGGTCTAAATGAGTAAGGAGGCCTTGTTTTCATTAAAAGATATCTGCGGGTCAATCTTCAATATTCATCAACAGGACTTGCAGGCAATTATGAGATGCAGGTTGGGATTCTATTGTGCCAAATAGAATACCTCACAACATGTTACTAGGAGCCTTTCTTTACAGCTATTTCTCAATGAACACAATCTCAGTGTCACtcgagtgtgagagaggagggcCATGGCATGCATGCAGCCGCATCCCATAtgtctccaatccaaaatgaaatctacaatcggcttcctatttcataacaaagcatccttcactcatgccgccaaacttaccctcgtaaaactgactattctgccgatccttgacttcggcgatgtcatttacaaattagcccccaacactctactcagcaaactggatgtagtctttcacagtgcaatccattttatcaccaaagccccatatactacacaccactgcaacctgtatgctctcgttggctggccctcactacatatccgtcaccaaacccactggctccaggtcatctataagtctttgctaggtaaagccccaccatatctcagctcactggtcaccatagcaacacccacccgtagcacgcgctccagcaggtaattgcactggtcatccccaaagccaacacttactttggctgcctttccacctagttctctgctgccaatgactggaacaaattgcaaatatCTCTGacgctggagtcttatatctccctctctaactttaagcatcagctgtcagagcagcttaccgatcactgtacctgtactcagccaatctgtaaatagcacacccaactacctcatcctcctattgttacttatcctcttgctcttttgcaccccagtatctctacttgcacatcatcatctgcacatcagtccagtattaatgctaaattgtaattattttccttactcttctacatttgcacacactgtacatttttctatttttcttttcttttgcgttattgactgtacatttgtttatgtgtaactctgtgttgttgtttttgtcgcactgctttgctttatcttgaccaagtcgcagttgtaaatgagatcttGCTCTCAACTGGcgttcctggttaaataaaggtgaaataaataaaaaaatagattttGTTCTTGAAGGTTGTGATTTAAAAGCGGATTAATGTCACAGAGTTGATACAGTCTTCTGTTCCACTGACTCTCTAGATATGAGCCAAAGATCAGACCCAGAGCCTGCAGCACCACCCCATCGATCTGTGTCAGGTGGCCTTCGACTGGCGCCGGATATGAGTGAATGATGTGTACGGTGATATGGCTGGCTCAAATGTGTGTATGTTTGAGCTAATGGGTTGGGGTCaaatccatttcaattccagaCAATTCAGAATGTAAACCAGGTTCCAATTCCACATTATGCTCATTAAAAGGCATTGAAGATCAATGGAATTTCAGGGTACTTACTGAAGGTGTCTCGCAAggtgtgggtgtgagagagatataaagattGATCACATCtgatgtgtgtgcttgtgtgtgtgtttgcccccaGGGAAGAGAGACCAGACCATCAGCTCATATTACACACTCAGCTTTGGTGTCATTCCATATCAGTggacactgagggggagagacagctGGCCTAGGAGAAGAATGTGTGGCTTATAAGTGTGTGGCCAATAAGCAATGAGGCCAATAAGCACAATGAGGCCAATAAGCACTATGAGGCCAATAAGCAATGAGGCCAATAAGCACTATGAGGCCAATAAGCAATGAGGCCAATAAGCACTATGAGGCCAATAAGCACTATGAGGCCAATAAGCAATGAGGCCAATAAGCACTATGAGGCCAATAAGCACTATGAGGCCAATAAGCAATGAGGCCAATAAGCAATGAGGGCAATGAGGCCAATAAGCACTATGAGGCCAATAAGCAATTAGGCCAATAAGCAATGAGTTCAATAAGCACTATGAGACCAATAAGCAACAAGGCCAATAAGCACTATGAGACCAATAAGCAATATAAGACCAATAAGCACTATGAGGCCAATAAGCACTATGAGACCAATAAGCAATATAAGACCAATAAGCAACGAGGCCAATAAGCACTATGAGGCCAATAAACACTATGAGACCAATAAGCACTATGAGACCAATAAGCAATATGAGACCAATAAGCACTATGAGACCAATGAGCACTATGAGACCAATAAGCAATATGAGACCAATAAGCACTATGAGACCAATAAGCACTATGAGACCAATAAGCACTATGAGACCAATAAGCAATATGAGACCAATAAGCACTATGAGACCAAAAAGCAATATGAGACCAATAAGCACCATGAGACCAATAAGCACTATGAGACCAATAAGCACTATGAGACCAATGAGCACTATGAGACCAATAAGCACTATGAGACCAATAATCACTATGAGATCAATAAGCAATATGAGACCAATAAGCACTATGAAACCAATATgcactatcaaatcaaatgtatttatatagcccttcttacatcagctgatatctcaaagtgctgtacagaaacacagcctaaaaccccaaacagcaagcaatgctggtgtagaagcacggtggctaggaaaacctccctagaaaggacaaaacctaggaagaaacctagagaggaaccaggctatgaggggtggccagtcctcttctggctgtgtcaggtggagattataacagaacatggccaagatgttcaaatgttcataaatgaccagcatggtcaaacaataataatcacagtggttgtcgagggtgcaacaccTCAGGAGCACctcaggtcagcacctcaggagtaaatgtcagttggcttttcatagccgatcattgagagcatctctaccgctcctgctgtctagagagttgaaaacagcaggtctgggacaggtagcacgtccggtgaacaggacagggttccatagccgcaggcagaacagttgaaactggagcagcagcacggccaggtggactggggacagcaaggagtcatcatgccaggtagtcctgaggcatggtcctagggctcaggtcccccgagagagagaaagacagaaagagagaaagagagaattagagagagcatacttaaattcacacagtacACCGGAgcaatactccagatataaccgactgaccctagccccccgacacataaactactgcagcataaatactggaggctgagacaggaggggtcaggggacactgtggccccatccgatgataccccccggacagggccaaacagacaggatataaccccaaacagcaagcaatgctggTGTAGAAGCACTttcccaaagcacagcccccacaccactagagggatatcttcaaccaccaacttaccatcctgagacaaggcagagtatagcccacaaagatctccgccacggcacaacccaaggggggggacgccaacccagacaggaagaccacgtcagtgactcaacccactcaagtgacgcaactctcctagggacggcatggaagagcaccagtaagccagtgactcagcccctgtaatagggttagaggcagagaatcccactATGAGACCAATAAGCAATATGAGACCAATAAGCACTATGAGATCAATAAGCAATATGAGACCAATAAGAACTATGAGATCAATAAGCAATATGAGACCAATAAGCACTATGAGACCAATAAGCACTATGAGACCAATAAGCAATATGAGACCAataatgtcatgtcttgttatgtctgttcctgtcctttctcttcattctctctctctgctggtctttttaggttaccttctctgtctctcatccctcagctgttctacatttcccctaactagctcattctctctttccccacctgttctctcttccccctctgattaggtctctatttctttctctgttcctgctactttcagtgtctgattcttgtttgtgttttttgatgccagaagcaagctgtcgtctcgtttgcttccaccttgtcctgtcctgtcggagtctgcatggcaggtgcaacctgcattatactacgttcttttgttccattgactacgttggaagaggatttatgccattcctgttttttattaaagaactctgttttctgttaaaaccgcgtttgggtcttcactcaagttcataacagaagaatcagaccaagaatggacccagcggctccggacccttttcactccgccgtcgagatccagggagcgatgctaggcagacacgaggaggaattgtctgctgctcaacatgccgttgagaccctggccgtccaagtctccgacctcacaagacgggttcaccaactccacctcgatccaccgcccacttccagggtttccgagtctccggagcccaggatcaacaacccgccgtgttactctgggagcccactgagtgccgctcattcctcactcagtgtgatgtggtgttctctctccagcccaacacttactcca is a window encoding:
- the LOC135531400 gene encoding component of gems protein 1-like; translated protein: MRPISNIRPISNEANKHYEANKHYETNKHYETNKQYETNKHYETNEHYETNKQYETNKHYETNKHYETNKHYETNKQYETNKHYETKKQYETNKHHETNKHYETNKHYETNEHYETNKHYETNNHYEINKQYETNKHYETNIGRESHYETNKQYETNKHYEINKQYETNKNYEINKQYETNKHYETNKHYETNKQYETNNFITNKHYEANKHYETNKHYETNKHYETNKQYETNKHYETNKHYETNKHYETNKHYETNKHYEANKQYETNKHYETNKHDETNKHYETNKHDETNKHYETNKHYETNKHYETNKHYETNKHYETNKHYETNKHYETNKHDETNKHYETNKHYEINKQYETNKHYETNKQYETNKHYEANRPVRKTS